The following proteins are co-located in the Burkholderiaceae bacterium DAT-1 genome:
- the hrpA gene encoding ATP-dependent RNA helicase HrpA: protein MQNRSADATSPRLPLEACLIKDRHHLRQKLRTLKERRAAGQAADKLEQDIQAHFERSKAQMDARLARLPKPRYDDALPVNQRRDELLKAIADNQVVIVCGETGSGKTTQLPKLCLELGRGVAGMIGHTQPRRLAARSVASRIAQELDSSLGDLVGYKVRFTDQSSELSLVKLMTDGILLAETQTDRYLNQYDTIIVDEAHERSLNIDFLLGYLKQLLPRRPDLKVIVTSATIDADRFSRHFDGAPVIEVSGRTYPVDVRYKELRSKDADDADLEMEEAVVEVVQDLWRHDGLGDVLVFLPGEREIRETAEELRKARIMGAEIVPLFARLSVEDQQKVFRTSNGRRIVLSTNVAETSLTVPGIRYVIDSGQARINRYSPRAKVEQLQVEKISQASARQRSGRCGRVSAGVCVRLYSEQDFNARPAFSDPEIIRSSLAAVILRMQALKIGRVEDFPFIEAPSGRLIADGYQLLHELGAVDEESRLTRLGQQLSRLPIDPRIGRMLLAGKDEGVLDELLVIASALSIQDPRERPFEARDAADRAQARFVDEKSDFLTLLNIWDFFSATLREKKSNRQLVQTCHDHFLSYLRLREWRELHAQLKEIVTDLGWKVAEKEAEEDAPVSRNPVKAEKQRKEAEQKHYDAIHRALCTGLLGQIGMKQPEADEYLGARAIRFSIFPGSGLKKSRPKWVVSAELVETTKLYARCVAGIQPEWLEQLAGHLVNRDYFDPHWEEGPGQVVASERVTLYGLPIIARRKVHFGAVDPVESRRIMILEGLAGRRINSRAPFWLHNEKLISEVEELEHKARRQDVLVDEQVLFDFYDARLPQDVFNQQGFDAWRKLAEKDNPQLLFLNREDLMRHAGESITEAQFPPSLALAGNDITLSYRFEPGHALDGVTAHLPLHMLNSVNGAVFDWLVPGLSREKITHLVKSLPKAIRRLCVPVPEFVTKMMVELDKADRSAPLMPQLAHSVSRGVGQPVRVEDFDGSDLPTHLRMNFRIIDEAGNELASGRDLVALREQLGEAAQMTFRAVASTQTPPPAGKSAKGAPQPDSKGKTSAPAATAPSGSAASVERDNITSWDFGDLPPKLAFERNGSKLVGYPALVAGETGCTIRLFDTEGAALVSHRAGVVRLMQFELKEQVKQLPKCFPNFNQTAILLRNFMDSDALMDDLVACICDRAFAGDDELPRDKKAFDGLKQKAKARLPAVRDAAWRAVQELTADWQQINPVLSRPVRPQAEMKQQLGRLIYKGFLRQTPWEQLAHLPRYLKAMRMRLDKFNAAQDRDAQRAAEIAALWQRWETEQDKWRREGRDIAPLQPFRWMIEELRVGLFAQELRTPYPVSVKRLNKVWEELVRR, encoded by the coding sequence ATGCAAAACCGTTCTGCCGACGCCACCTCCCCTCGCCTGCCGCTTGAAGCCTGCCTGATCAAGGATCGGCATCATTTGCGGCAAAAGCTGCGCACGCTGAAAGAAAGGCGTGCAGCCGGGCAAGCGGCAGACAAACTCGAACAGGACATTCAAGCCCACTTCGAGCGCTCGAAGGCGCAGATGGATGCACGTCTGGCGCGCTTACCCAAACCCCGCTACGACGACGCCTTGCCCGTTAACCAGCGCCGCGATGAACTATTGAAGGCAATTGCCGACAATCAGGTGGTCATTGTGTGTGGCGAAACCGGCTCGGGTAAAACCACGCAGCTGCCCAAACTCTGCCTGGAGCTGGGGCGCGGTGTGGCGGGCATGATCGGCCATACCCAGCCGCGCCGTCTGGCTGCGCGCTCGGTGGCGAGCCGCATTGCGCAGGAACTGGATAGTTCGCTGGGTGATCTGGTGGGCTACAAGGTGCGTTTTACCGATCAGTCGTCCGAGCTGAGTCTGGTGAAGCTGATGACCGACGGGATTTTGCTGGCCGAGACTCAGACCGACCGCTATCTGAATCAATACGACACTATCATTGTCGATGAGGCGCACGAACGCTCGCTGAACATCGACTTTCTGCTGGGCTATCTAAAGCAGCTCCTGCCGCGCCGCCCCGATCTCAAGGTCATCGTGACCTCGGCGACGATTGATGCAGATCGTTTCAGCCGTCATTTTGATGGTGCGCCGGTCATCGAAGTCTCGGGCCGGACCTATCCGGTCGACGTGCGTTACAAGGAACTGCGCTCCAAGGATGCGGACGACGCCGATTTGGAAATGGAAGAGGCCGTTGTCGAGGTGGTGCAGGATCTATGGCGCCACGACGGGCTGGGTGATGTGCTGGTGTTTTTGCCGGGTGAACGCGAAATCCGCGAAACCGCCGAAGAGCTGCGCAAGGCCCGCATCATGGGTGCGGAGATCGTGCCGCTGTTTGCACGGCTCTCGGTGGAAGATCAGCAGAAGGTGTTCCGGACGTCCAATGGGCGGCGGATTGTGCTCTCTACCAACGTGGCAGAAACCTCGCTGACTGTGCCGGGCATCCGCTACGTGATCGATTCGGGTCAGGCGAGGATCAACCGCTATTCGCCGCGCGCCAAGGTCGAACAGCTTCAGGTGGAAAAGATTTCGCAGGCATCTGCCCGCCAGCGTTCCGGTCGATGCGGCCGGGTGTCGGCTGGTGTGTGTGTGAGGCTGTATTCCGAGCAGGATTTCAACGCCCGCCCTGCCTTCTCCGATCCGGAAATCATCCGCTCTTCGCTGGCCGCCGTGATCTTGCGCATGCAGGCGCTGAAAATCGGTCGCGTGGAAGATTTCCCTTTTATCGAAGCACCGTCTGGCCGCCTGATTGCCGACGGCTATCAATTGCTGCACGAACTGGGCGCAGTCGATGAGGAAAGCCGCCTGACGCGTCTGGGGCAACAACTGTCCCGCCTGCCGATTGATCCGCGCATTGGCCGCATGCTGCTGGCCGGTAAGGACGAAGGTGTGCTCGACGAGTTGCTGGTGATCGCCTCGGCACTGAGTATTCAGGACCCGCGTGAGCGTCCCTTCGAGGCCCGTGATGCGGCGGATCGAGCACAAGCGCGATTCGTCGATGAAAAATCCGACTTCCTGACGCTGCTGAATATCTGGGACTTTTTCAGCGCCACCCTGCGCGAGAAGAAGAGCAATCGCCAGCTGGTGCAAACCTGTCATGACCATTTCCTGAGCTACTTGAGACTACGAGAGTGGCGCGAGCTGCATGCGCAGCTTAAAGAAATCGTCACCGATCTGGGCTGGAAGGTTGCCGAGAAGGAGGCCGAAGAAGACGCGCCTGTGTCCCGCAACCCAGTGAAGGCAGAAAAGCAGCGCAAGGAAGCCGAACAGAAGCATTACGACGCCATTCACCGTGCGCTATGTACCGGCTTGCTTGGCCAGATCGGCATGAAGCAGCCCGAAGCTGACGAATATCTCGGCGCACGCGCCATACGCTTTTCGATTTTCCCCGGCTCTGGCCTCAAAAAGTCGCGACCGAAGTGGGTCGTGTCCGCCGAGCTGGTGGAAACCACCAAGCTCTATGCGCGCTGCGTGGCCGGAATTCAGCCGGAATGGCTTGAACAGCTGGCCGGGCATCTGGTGAACCGTGATTATTTTGATCCGCACTGGGAAGAGGGTCCGGGGCAAGTGGTGGCCAGCGAGCGCGTGACGCTCTATGGTCTGCCGATTATTGCCCGTCGCAAGGTGCATTTTGGCGCGGTTGATCCCGTTGAATCGCGCCGCATCATGATTCTCGAAGGACTGGCCGGACGCCGCATCAATAGCCGTGCGCCATTCTGGCTGCACAACGAGAAGCTGATCTCGGAAGTGGAAGAGCTGGAGCACAAGGCCCGCCGTCAGGATGTGCTGGTGGACGAGCAGGTGCTGTTCGATTTCTACGATGCGCGCCTCCCGCAGGATGTGTTCAACCAGCAGGGTTTTGATGCCTGGCGAAAGCTGGCGGAAAAAGACAACCCGCAGCTGCTCTTCCTGAACCGTGAAGATCTGATGCGCCACGCAGGCGAGTCGATCACCGAGGCACAGTTCCCGCCCAGCCTGGCGCTGGCGGGCAACGACATCACGCTCTCCTATCGATTCGAGCCGGGCCATGCGCTCGATGGCGTGACGGCGCATCTGCCGCTACACATGCTGAACTCGGTCAATGGCGCGGTGTTTGACTGGCTGGTGCCGGGTCTGTCGCGCGAGAAAATCACCCATTTAGTGAAATCACTCCCGAAGGCGATTCGCCGCTTGTGCGTGCCGGTGCCGGAGTTTGTTACCAAGATGATGGTGGAGCTGGACAAAGCCGACCGAAGCGCCCCGCTGATGCCGCAGCTCGCCCACTCGGTAAGCCGTGGCGTAGGGCAGCCTGTGCGCGTGGAAGACTTTGATGGCAGCGATTTACCCACACACTTGCGCATGAACTTCCGCATTATCGACGAAGCGGGCAACGAACTGGCCAGCGGCCGTGATCTGGTGGCCTTGCGCGAACAACTGGGTGAAGCGGCGCAGATGACTTTCCGCGCCGTGGCATCCACTCAAACGCCCCCACCTGCCGGTAAATCCGCCAAGGGTGCGCCGCAGCCTGACAGCAAGGGCAAAACAAGCGCACCTGCCGCGACTGCCCCCTCTGGCAGCGCCGCATCCGTCGAACGCGACAACATCACCAGCTGGGACTTTGGCGATTTGCCGCCGAAGCTGGCCTTCGAGCGCAATGGCAGCAAGCTGGTGGGATATCCGGCGCTGGTGGCGGGCGAAACCGGCTGTACCATCCGGCTGTTCGATACCGAAGGGGCGGCGCTGGTGTCGCACCGTGCCGGCGTGGTTCGGCTGATGCAGTTCGAACTCAAGGAGCAGGTCAAGCAGCTGCCCAAGTGTTTCCCCAATTTCAATCAGACCGCCATCCTGCTGCGCAATTTTATGGATAGCGACGCGCTGATGGATGATCTGGTCGCCTGTATCTGCGACCGCGCGTTTGCCGGTGATGACGAACTGCCGCGTGACAAAAAGGCCTTCGATGGCCTGAAACAGAAAGCCAAGGCACGTCTGCCCGCAGTACGCGATGCGGCCTGGCGTGCGGTTCAGGAATTGACAGCAGACTGGCAGCAGATCAATCCCGTCCTCAGCCGGCCGGTGCGTCCGCAGGCCGAGATGAAGCAGCAGCTGGGCCGCCTGATCTACAAGGGTTTCCTGCGCCAGACGCCGTGGGAACAACTCGCCCACCTGCCGCGCTACCTCAAGGCCATGCGCATGCGGCTGGATAAATTCAACGCCGCGCAAGACCGCGACGCCCAGCGCGCCGCCGAGATCGCCGCGCTGTGGCAGCGCTGGGAAACCGAACAGGACAAATGGCGCCGCGAAGGCCGCGATATCGCACCATTGCAACCGTTCCGCTGGATGATTGAAGAGCTGCGTGTGGGCCTGTTCGCACAGGAATTGCGTACGCCGTATCCGGTGTCAGTGAAGCGGCTGAATAAGGTGTGGGAGGAGTTGGTGAGGCGGTGA
- a CDS encoding MerR family transcriptional regulator — MTSKVLTIGELASLSGLSVYTLRYYEAEGILNPAARASNGHRRYRPEDVRWLEFVLRLKLTDMPLADSRCAQRRLYA, encoded by the coding sequence ATGACCAGCAAGGTACTGACGATTGGCGAACTGGCCAGCCTGAGCGGCTTGTCGGTGTATACGCTGCGCTACTACGAGGCAGAGGGCATTCTCAATCCGGCGGCGCGGGCGAGTAACGGGCATCGCCGCTACCGACCTGAAGATGTCCGTTGGCTAGAATTTGTGCTGCGGCTCAAGCTCACGGATATGCCGCTTGCCGATTCACGGTGCGCTCAACGTAGGCTGTACGCGTGA